One window of the Allosaccharopolyspora coralli genome contains the following:
- a CDS encoding ABC transporter substrate-binding protein gives MTGFRRLPALLLTTLALVAGVTGCAQRPQPTEPPPGPVADPAASFPAKVSLPGQDSVTIAQQPKSVVSLSPTATETLFAIGAGEQVTAVDRDSTFPKQAPRTDINALNADAATVGSHDPDLVIAPESATELVNGLRAVDVPVLVTPAAENLNQAYRQIEVLGKATGHGTQARDLTARMRGQIDELVRTTPKPDRPLTYFHEVSPDFYTATSRSFVGSVYSKFGLVNIADQAQGDFPQLSGEEIVQANPDLVFLADTRCCGVTPESVTQRPGWGSLGAVQNNRVVALNDDVAGRWGPRVVEMAREVSNAVTNAQNP, from the coding sequence ATGACCGGGTTCCGCCGCCTCCCCGCGCTGCTGTTGACCACACTCGCGCTCGTCGCCGGTGTCACCGGCTGTGCCCAGCGCCCGCAGCCGACCGAGCCGCCGCCGGGACCGGTAGCGGACCCGGCGGCCTCGTTCCCGGCGAAGGTCTCACTGCCGGGGCAGGACTCGGTCACCATCGCCCAGCAGCCCAAGAGTGTCGTCTCGCTCAGCCCCACCGCCACCGAAACACTGTTCGCGATCGGGGCCGGCGAGCAGGTCACGGCCGTCGACCGGGACTCGACCTTCCCGAAGCAGGCTCCGCGCACCGACATCAACGCGCTCAACGCCGATGCCGCGACCGTCGGCTCGCACGATCCCGACCTGGTCATCGCCCCGGAGAGCGCCACCGAACTCGTCAACGGGCTCCGAGCCGTCGACGTGCCCGTTCTCGTCACACCCGCGGCGGAGAACCTGAACCAGGCCTACCGGCAGATCGAGGTCCTCGGCAAGGCCACCGGGCACGGCACGCAGGCACGCGATCTCACCGCCCGGATGCGCGGCCAGATCGACGAGCTGGTCCGCACGACCCCGAAGCCCGACCGCCCGCTGACCTACTTCCACGAGGTCAGTCCGGACTTCTACACGGCCACCTCGCGCAGCTTCGTCGGCAGCGTCTACTCGAAGTTCGGCCTGGTCAACATCGCCGACCAGGCGCAGGGCGACTTCCCGCAGCTCTCCGGCGAGGAGATCGTGCAGGCCAACCCCGACCTCGTCTTCCTCGCCGACACTAGGTGCTGCGGTGTCACCCCCGAATCCGTGACCCAGCGCCCCGGCTGGGGTTCGCTCGGCGCCGTCCAGAACAACCGCGTCGTGGCACTCAACGACGACGTCGCCGGTCGTTGGGGCCCGCGTGTGGTCGAGATGGCCCGTGAGGTCAGCAACGCCGTCACGAACGCTCAGAACCCCTGA
- a CDS encoding FecCD family ABC transporter permease, with protein sequence MSTRRATPSRTTLRPTHLLVASVVLLVSLLASVLFGAAELGVGRVLAEITAQLTGGLSPLSEREAAILWELRVPRAALGVAVGAALAVSGAAFQGVFRNPLADPYLLGAAAGAGLGVTTVIALAPGWGSEQALVQLAALVGSLGGVALTWTIGRSAGSDTATLVLAGVAVTSFLTAGQTFVQQMRLESLQQIYMWILGRLAVTGWAEVLSVLVPLVPAATVLCLCARLLDLLGTGDDEATALGVRPRVVRSLVLVSASVATAAAVSAAGLIGFVGLVVPHLVRLAAGGSYRIIVPLSLLYGGAFLVAADMLARTVLAPAELPIGVITAFAGAPFFAVLLRTRSTS encoded by the coding sequence CTGAGTACCCGACGCGCGACCCCGAGCCGCACCACGCTGCGGCCCACGCACCTGCTCGTCGCGTCCGTCGTCCTGCTGGTGAGCCTGCTCGCGTCGGTGCTGTTCGGGGCCGCCGAACTCGGAGTGGGCCGGGTTCTCGCCGAGATCACCGCCCAGCTCACCGGTGGTCTCTCGCCGCTGAGCGAACGTGAAGCCGCGATCCTGTGGGAACTGCGCGTGCCCAGGGCCGCTCTCGGTGTCGCCGTCGGCGCCGCACTGGCCGTGTCCGGGGCCGCGTTCCAGGGTGTCTTCCGCAATCCGCTGGCCGACCCGTACCTGCTCGGCGCCGCCGCAGGCGCGGGGCTCGGGGTCACGACCGTGATCGCGCTCGCGCCCGGTTGGGGTTCCGAGCAGGCTCTGGTGCAGCTCGCCGCGCTCGTCGGCTCGCTCGGAGGGGTCGCGCTCACCTGGACGATCGGCCGCTCCGCGGGATCCGACACCGCCACCCTCGTGCTCGCCGGCGTCGCCGTGACCTCGTTCCTCACCGCCGGTCAGACGTTCGTCCAGCAGATGCGCCTCGAGTCCCTGCAGCAGATCTACATGTGGATTCTCGGCCGCCTCGCCGTGACCGGCTGGGCCGAGGTGTTGTCGGTGCTGGTTCCGCTCGTACCGGCGGCGACGGTGTTGTGCCTGTGTGCACGACTGCTCGACCTGCTGGGCACCGGCGACGACGAGGCGACCGCACTCGGCGTGCGCCCCCGGGTGGTGCGGAGTCTCGTGCTCGTGTCGGCGTCGGTGGCCACCGCCGCCGCCGTCTCGGCCGCCGGGCTGATCGGGTTCGTCGGGCTCGTCGTGCCTCACCTCGTGCGGCTGGCCGCAGGCGGCAGCTACCGGATCATCGTGCCGCTCTCGCTGCTCTACGGTGGAGCGTTCCTGGTCGCGGCCGACATGCTCGCCCGCACCGTCCTCGCCCCCGCAGAACTACCGATCGGCGTGATCACCGCCTTCGCCGGGGCACCGTTCTTCGCCGTCCTGCTGCGCACCAGGAGTACGTCGTGA
- a CDS encoding ABC transporter ATP-binding protein yields the protein MSSLTVRHLTAGYGKDVVLSSVSTSVDTGSWLSIIGPNGSGKSTLLKAVVGIARHTGDVLVDEQPLRTLGRRARARRLGYAPQIPQLPVGLTVTDYVLLGRTPHLGLLGHEGPADLAVVHDVVNRLDLDHLASRPLATLSGGERQRAVLARALAQQADVLLLDEPTTGLDVGHAQALLDLVDELRREHGTTVVTTLHDLTLAAQYAARLLLLDNGTVAAEGEPTSVLTPKTLAEHYDARVTVLHAPDGSPVVTPVRD from the coding sequence GTGAGCTCACTGACCGTTCGCCACCTCACCGCCGGATACGGCAAGGACGTCGTGCTCTCGTCGGTGTCGACGTCCGTGGACACCGGCTCGTGGCTGAGCATCATCGGCCCGAACGGCTCCGGGAAGTCGACGCTGCTCAAAGCCGTCGTCGGCATCGCCCGGCACACCGGCGACGTGCTGGTGGACGAGCAGCCGCTGCGCACCCTCGGACGCCGCGCGCGGGCTCGCCGCCTCGGCTACGCGCCGCAGATTCCCCAGCTGCCGGTGGGGCTGACCGTCACCGACTACGTGCTGCTGGGTCGCACCCCGCATCTGGGATTGCTCGGGCACGAAGGGCCGGCTGACCTCGCGGTGGTGCACGACGTCGTCAACCGGCTCGACCTCGACCATCTCGCGTCCCGGCCGCTGGCCACTCTTTCCGGTGGTGAACGCCAACGAGCGGTGCTCGCGCGGGCCCTCGCGCAGCAGGCCGACGTGCTGCTGCTCGACGAGCCGACCACCGGACTCGACGTCGGACACGCGCAGGCGCTGCTCGACCTCGTCGACGAGCTCCGGCGCGAGCACGGCACCACGGTCGTCACGACACTGCACGACCTCACACTCGCCGCGCAGTACGCGGCGCGGCTGCTTCTGCTCGACAACGGCACCGTGGCCGCCGAAGGTGAGCCGACGTCGGTCCTGACTCCGAAGACGCTCGCCGAGCACTACGACGCCCGAGTCACCGTGCTGCACGCCCCCGACGGCTCACCCGTGGTCACCCCCGTCCGCGACTGA
- the lgt gene encoding prolipoprotein diacylglyceryl transferase, whose translation MIVPVPASATSILATIPSPDRGVWYLGPVPLRAYALCIIVGIVVAIIWGDRRWVARGGRKGTVTDIAVFAVPFGLVGGRLYHVATDYYKYFGPGRDPLDALKVWEGGLGIWGAVALGAVGAWIGCRRRGVPLPAFADAVAPGLVLAQAIGRLGNWFNQELYGAPTDLPWGLELYRRVDPDTGLADPIAGVAVDHTPVAIVHPTFLYELVWNLGVVLLVVLADRYFRMGHGRVFALYVAGYTAGRVWIEMMRTDDATHIFGVRINVFTSIIIFVLAVTYLLVVRGKREDPERLWGKPLPGDEPDEASDGAASTDESEPAGATKVEPDGEADSPPDDTDRPGDKP comes from the coding sequence GTGATTGTCCCCGTGCCCGCCTCGGCCACGTCGATCCTGGCCACCATTCCCAGCCCGGACCGGGGCGTGTGGTACCTCGGCCCCGTTCCGCTCCGCGCCTACGCGCTGTGCATCATCGTCGGCATCGTGGTGGCGATCATCTGGGGGGACCGCCGCTGGGTCGCCCGTGGTGGCCGCAAGGGCACGGTCACCGACATCGCCGTCTTCGCCGTGCCATTCGGCCTCGTCGGCGGTCGGCTGTACCACGTGGCCACCGACTACTACAAATACTTCGGCCCCGGCCGGGATCCGCTGGACGCGCTGAAGGTCTGGGAGGGCGGCCTCGGCATCTGGGGCGCGGTCGCGCTCGGCGCGGTCGGCGCCTGGATCGGGTGCCGCCGCCGTGGAGTCCCGCTCCCGGCGTTCGCCGACGCCGTCGCGCCGGGTCTGGTGCTGGCGCAGGCGATCGGCCGCCTCGGCAATTGGTTCAACCAGGAGCTCTACGGCGCACCGACGGATCTGCCGTGGGGCTTGGAGCTCTACCGCAGGGTCGATCCGGACACCGGGCTCGCGGACCCGATCGCGGGTGTCGCCGTGGACCACACGCCGGTCGCGATCGTGCATCCCACGTTCCTCTACGAGCTGGTGTGGAACCTGGGCGTCGTGCTGCTCGTCGTGCTCGCCGACCGGTACTTCCGGATGGGGCACGGCCGGGTGTTCGCGCTCTACGTCGCCGGGTACACGGCGGGCCGGGTGTGGATCGAGATGATGCGCACCGACGACGCCACCCACATCTTCGGCGTCCGTATCAACGTGTTCACCTCGATCATCATCTTCGTGCTCGCGGTGACCTACCTGCTCGTCGTCCGCGGCAAGCGCGAGGACCCGGAGCGCCTGTGGGGCAAGCCGCTGCCCGGCGACGAGCCCGACGAGGCATCCGACGGCGCGGCGAGCACGGACGAGTCCGAGCCTGCGGGAGCCACGAAGGTCGAACCCGACGGCGAGGCCGACAGTCCACCCGACGACACCGATCGCCCCGGCGACAAACCCTGA
- a CDS encoding type II toxin-antitoxin system VapC family toxin, with the protein MTVVDASIVVRLLQNRATDDDLRERFGQHRHIHAPASIDAEVASAIRGMLLTSKPAIRIRLARAEQMLIDFADLPLLRYPMQPYQRRTLTLRDNFTAYDAVYVALAESLDMPLVTDDHKFAKAAGHAAVIETWP; encoded by the coding sequence ATGACCGTAGTCGACGCCTCGATCGTGGTGCGGTTGCTTCAGAATCGCGCCACCGATGACGACCTGCGTGAGCGGTTCGGCCAGCATCGCCACATCCATGCCCCGGCGTCAATCGATGCAGAGGTCGCCTCGGCCATCCGCGGCATGCTGCTGACGTCGAAGCCTGCGATCCGAATCCGGCTTGCGCGCGCAGAGCAGATGCTCATCGACTTCGCAGACCTGCCGCTGCTCCGTTACCCAATGCAGCCGTACCAACGACGAACCCTGACATTGCGGGACAACTTCACCGCCTACGATGCCGTCTACGTGGCGCTGGCCGAGTCGCTGGACATGCCTCTGGTCACCGACGACCACAAGTTCGCCAAGGCCGCAGGACACGCCGCTGTCATCGAAACCTGGCCGTAG
- the trpA gene encoding tryptophan synthase subunit alpha, translating into MSLNEVFTTCRAENRAALIGYLPAGFPSVEESKDLLGAMIAGTAERPGCDLVEVGLPFSDPVIDGPTIQAASDDARKAGFRVRDLFDVVSTVAAAGGSAVVMSYWNPIHHYGPDAFARDLAAAGGLGLITPDLVPDEAEEWLSASQQHGLDRIFLVAPASTEERIAMTVKAGSGFVYATSVMGVTGARDSVGSQAAGLVRRTKAYTDLPVGVGLGVRNGEQAAEVASFADGVIVGSEFVTRARAEGTAGVGALAAELADGVRRR; encoded by the coding sequence GTGAGTCTGAACGAGGTCTTCACCACCTGCCGGGCCGAGAACCGCGCGGCACTCATCGGGTACCTGCCCGCAGGGTTCCCCTCGGTCGAAGAATCGAAGGACCTGCTCGGCGCGATGATCGCCGGGACGGCGGAGCGGCCCGGTTGCGACCTCGTCGAGGTGGGACTGCCGTTCTCCGACCCGGTGATCGACGGGCCGACGATCCAGGCCGCCAGCGACGACGCCCGCAAGGCCGGGTTCCGGGTCCGGGACCTTTTCGACGTCGTCTCCACCGTCGCCGCCGCCGGGGGCAGCGCGGTCGTGATGAGCTACTGGAACCCGATCCACCACTACGGCCCGGACGCGTTCGCCCGGGACCTCGCCGCCGCGGGCGGGCTCGGACTCATCACCCCCGACCTGGTGCCCGACGAGGCCGAGGAGTGGCTGTCGGCCTCGCAGCAGCACGGGTTGGACCGGATCTTCCTGGTGGCGCCCGCCTCCACCGAGGAACGCATCGCCATGACGGTCAAGGCAGGCTCCGGGTTCGTCTACGCGACCTCGGTGATGGGAGTGACCGGCGCCCGGGACTCGGTGGGCAGCCAGGCGGCGGGTCTGGTGCGCCGGACCAAGGCGTACACGGATCTTCCGGTGGGTGTCGGACTCGGTGTGCGCAACGGTGAGCAGGCCGCCGAGGTCGCCTCGTTCGCCGACGGGGTCATCGTCGGTTCCGAGTTCGTCACGCGCGCCCGTGCCGAAGGAACCGCCGGTGTCGGCGCGCTCGCGGCGGAGCTCGCCGACGGCGTCCGCCGCCGCTGA
- the trpB gene encoding tryptophan synthase subunit beta, translating to MGPVRDAPEAENARAHRPGKPVPEGHDPDERGHFGPYGGRFMPEALIHAQDELAAEYDKAQRDPEFVNELARLLRDYAGRPSLLTEAQRFAEHAGGARILLKREDLNHTGSHKINNVLGQALLVKRMGKRRVIAETGAGQHGVATATACALLGLECVVYMGQVDTERQALNVARMKLLGAEVRPVANGSATLKDAINEALRDWVTNVDHTHYLLGTAAGAHPFPVMVRNFHRIIGEEAREQTLAMTGRLPDAVTACVGGGSNAIGMFHGFIDDPDVRLVGFEPAGHGIDSGEHGATLSEGAPGTLHGARSYLLQDADGQIIEAYSISAGLDYPGVGPEHSYLKDSGRAEYRSVTDDEAMHAFQLLSRTEGIIPAIESAHALAGTLRLGRELGPDGLIVVSLSGRGDKDMDTAAKHFGLVDDEGRAQEPQEESR from the coding sequence ATGGGCCCTGTGCGGGACGCACCGGAGGCGGAGAACGCTCGGGCGCACCGGCCCGGCAAACCGGTGCCCGAGGGGCACGACCCGGACGAACGCGGCCACTTCGGCCCGTACGGCGGCCGGTTCATGCCGGAGGCGCTCATCCACGCCCAGGACGAACTCGCCGCCGAGTACGACAAGGCGCAGCGCGACCCCGAGTTCGTCAACGAGCTGGCGCGGTTGCTGCGGGACTACGCGGGCAGGCCGTCGCTGCTCACCGAGGCGCAGCGGTTCGCGGAACACGCCGGTGGCGCGCGGATCCTGCTCAAGCGCGAGGACCTCAACCACACCGGCTCGCACAAGATCAACAACGTGCTGGGGCAGGCGCTGCTGGTCAAGCGGATGGGCAAGCGCCGCGTCATCGCCGAGACCGGCGCAGGCCAGCACGGTGTCGCCACCGCGACCGCGTGCGCGCTGCTCGGGTTGGAGTGCGTGGTCTACATGGGCCAGGTCGACACCGAGCGGCAGGCCCTCAACGTCGCCCGCATGAAGCTTCTCGGCGCCGAGGTCCGGCCCGTCGCGAACGGGTCGGCCACCCTCAAGGACGCCATCAACGAGGCCTTGCGCGACTGGGTAACCAACGTCGACCACACGCACTACCTGCTGGGCACGGCGGCCGGGGCGCACCCGTTCCCGGTGATGGTGCGCAACTTCCATCGCATCATCGGTGAGGAGGCCCGGGAGCAGACGCTCGCGATGACCGGCAGGCTGCCGGACGCGGTCACCGCGTGCGTCGGCGGCGGCTCGAACGCGATCGGCATGTTCCACGGCTTCATCGACGACCCCGACGTGCGCTTGGTCGGCTTCGAACCCGCAGGCCACGGAATCGACAGTGGTGAGCACGGCGCGACCCTGAGCGAGGGGGCGCCCGGCACGCTGCACGGGGCGCGGTCCTATCTGTTGCAGGACGCCGACGGGCAGATCATCGAGGCGTACTCGATCTCGGCGGGCCTGGACTACCCGGGCGTCGGCCCCGAGCACTCCTACCTCAAGGACTCCGGGCGTGCCGAGTACCGCTCGGTCACCGACGACGAGGCCATGCACGCCTTCCAGCTGCTGTCCCGGACCGAAGGCATCATCCCGGCGATCGAGTCCGCCCACGCCCTTGCCGGCACGCTCCGGCTCGGCAGGGAGCTCGGCCCCGACGGGCTGATCGTGGTGAGCCTGTCCGGCCGCGGCGACAAGGACATGGACACCGCCGCGAAGCACTTCGGACTCGTCGACGACGAGGGACGCGCGCAGGAACCACAGGAGGAATCCCGGTGA
- the trpC gene encoding indole-3-glycerol phosphate synthase TrpC, translating into MSVLESIIDGVREDLAVREAAVPFDEIKQRSAAAAPAHDVMAALRSPGVGVIAEVKRRSPSKGDLADIGEPKDLAAGYSEAGARVISVLTEQRRFGGSLADFDAVRAKVPTTPLLRKDFIVSPYQVHEARAHGADMVLLIVAALEQVALAALLDRVESLGMTALVEVHTAEEADRALEAGAKVVGINARNLHSLEVDRDVFGRIAPGLPHEVLKIAESGVRGPSDLMAYAGSGADAVLVGEGLVTSDNPRAAVTQLVTAGSHPACPRPSR; encoded by the coding sequence GTGAGCGTGCTCGAGTCCATCATCGACGGCGTGCGCGAAGATCTCGCTGTCCGCGAGGCCGCGGTCCCGTTCGACGAGATCAAGCAGCGGTCGGCGGCGGCAGCGCCCGCGCACGACGTCATGGCCGCGCTGCGCTCGCCGGGAGTCGGGGTGATCGCGGAGGTCAAGCGACGCAGCCCGTCCAAGGGCGATCTCGCCGACATCGGGGAGCCGAAGGACCTCGCGGCCGGCTACTCGGAGGCCGGTGCCCGGGTCATCAGCGTCCTCACCGAGCAGCGCCGCTTCGGCGGATCGCTCGCCGACTTCGACGCGGTCCGCGCGAAGGTGCCCACCACCCCGTTGCTGCGCAAGGACTTCATCGTCAGCCCTTACCAGGTGCACGAGGCCCGCGCGCACGGTGCCGACATGGTGCTGCTCATCGTCGCCGCGCTGGAGCAGGTCGCGCTGGCGGCACTGCTCGACCGCGTCGAGTCCCTCGGGATGACCGCGCTGGTCGAGGTGCACACCGCCGAGGAGGCCGACCGGGCGCTGGAGGCGGGCGCGAAGGTCGTCGGGATCAACGCGCGGAACCTGCACAGCCTGGAGGTCGACCGGGACGTGTTCGGCCGCATCGCACCGGGACTGCCGCACGAAGTGCTCAAGATCGCCGAGTCCGGGGTGCGCGGTCCCAGCGACCTGATGGCCTACGCCGGGTCCGGCGCGGACGCCGTTCTCGTCGGTGAAGGGCTCGTGACCAGCGACAATCCGCGCGCGGCCGTCACGCAGCTCGTCACCGCCGGGTCGCACCCGGCGTGCCCGCGGCCGAGCCGGTAG
- a CDS encoding Trp biosynthesis-associated membrane protein, translating to MLAGAAASWGASGLVWVEQRWRTPFTGDQDFPVAGAAARPELVPVALATLAAVAAVLATSGILRRLMGLLVVAAGAVLAWRTVSWFADGTASSRDVPAGSTPLGSAQLPVYGPLLVLVAAALLLVAGLWVLVAAHRMAGMGARYDAPGSSARAEGDPDKRWWDALDSGEDPTDERAGGTEDDRRG from the coding sequence ATGCTCGCCGGAGCCGCCGCGAGCTGGGGCGCGAGTGGGCTGGTGTGGGTCGAACAGCGGTGGCGCACACCGTTCACCGGCGACCAGGACTTCCCGGTGGCCGGGGCCGCCGCCCGTCCGGAACTCGTCCCGGTCGCGCTGGCGACGCTGGCGGCGGTGGCCGCGGTGCTCGCGACGTCCGGGATCCTGCGCAGACTCATGGGTCTGCTGGTGGTGGCAGCAGGGGCGGTCCTGGCGTGGCGGACCGTGTCGTGGTTCGCGGACGGAACGGCCTCGTCGCGGGACGTTCCGGCGGGCAGCACGCCGCTCGGTTCGGCGCAGCTACCGGTGTACGGCCCGCTGCTCGTCCTCGTCGCGGCGGCGCTACTGCTGGTCGCGGGGCTGTGGGTGCTGGTCGCCGCACACCGGATGGCGGGAATGGGGGCGCGCTACGACGCCCCGGGCTCGTCGGCTCGCGCCGAAGGCGACCCGGACAAGCGCTGGTGGGACGCGCTGGACTCCGGCGAGGACCCGACCGACGAACGAGCCGGCGGCACCGAGGACGATCGCCGGGGTTGA
- a CDS encoding anthranilate synthase component I, giving the protein MVGDGDIGSVSPTREEFRALAADRRVIPVVRKLLADDETPLGVYRKLAGDRPGTFLFESAENGRSWSRWSFVGARSAAALTSRDGEAHWTGTPPVGLPQSGDPLEALRETVRLLHTDPLPGMPPLTGGMVGYLGYDIVRRLERLPDETEDDLRIPELVMLLATDLAALDHHEGTITLIANAVNWDDSPERVDAAYDDAVRRLDTMTEQLCRSAEPTVATFSRPRPDFERTRSQAEHVEAVESAKEAIRAGEAFQVVVSQRFQMDTGADALDVYRVLRTTNPSPYMYLLRLEAPEPGAEPFEIVGSSPESLVTVRDGQATTHPIAGTRWRGADDDEDASLEKELLNDDKERAEHLMLVDLGRNDLGRVCRPGSVHVVDFFRIERYSHVMHIVSTVTGTLAEDRTAFDAVTACFPAGTLSGAPKPRALQIIEELEPTRRAQYGGVVGYLDFAGDADTAIAIRTALVKGGRAYVQAGGGIVADSDPVAEDQECLNKARAVLNAVATAETLRRPETGAPAAGNGADRAEV; this is encoded by the coding sequence ATGGTCGGCGACGGTGACATCGGCAGTGTCAGCCCCACCCGGGAGGAGTTCCGCGCGCTCGCGGCAGATCGTCGGGTCATCCCGGTGGTGCGCAAGCTGCTCGCGGACGACGAGACCCCGCTCGGCGTGTACCGCAAGCTGGCGGGTGATCGCCCGGGCACGTTCCTGTTCGAGTCCGCCGAGAACGGCCGTTCGTGGTCGCGCTGGTCGTTCGTGGGTGCCCGCAGCGCGGCGGCGCTGACCTCCCGAGACGGCGAGGCGCACTGGACCGGGACGCCGCCGGTCGGGTTGCCGCAGAGCGGCGATCCGCTGGAGGCGCTGCGGGAGACGGTGCGGTTGCTGCACACCGACCCGCTGCCCGGCATGCCGCCGCTGACCGGCGGCATGGTCGGCTACCTGGGCTACGACATCGTTCGCAGGCTCGAACGTCTGCCGGACGAGACCGAGGACGACCTGCGGATCCCCGAGCTGGTGATGCTGCTGGCCACCGATCTCGCCGCGCTGGACCATCACGAGGGCACGATCACACTCATCGCGAACGCGGTGAACTGGGACGACTCGCCGGAGCGGGTGGACGCGGCCTACGACGACGCGGTGCGGCGGCTCGACACGATGACCGAGCAGTTGTGCCGGTCCGCGGAGCCGACGGTGGCGACGTTCTCCCGCCCGCGGCCGGACTTCGAGCGCACCCGGTCGCAGGCCGAGCATGTCGAGGCGGTGGAGTCGGCGAAGGAGGCGATCCGGGCCGGGGAGGCGTTCCAGGTCGTCGTCTCGCAGCGGTTCCAGATGGACACCGGGGCCGACGCGCTCGACGTCTATCGGGTGCTGCGGACCACGAATCCGAGCCCGTACATGTACCTGTTGCGGCTGGAGGCGCCGGAACCCGGCGCGGAGCCGTTCGAGATCGTCGGTTCGAGCCCGGAGTCGCTGGTGACCGTCCGGGACGGCCAGGCCACCACGCATCCGATCGCGGGCACCCGGTGGCGCGGCGCCGACGACGACGAGGACGCGTCGCTGGAGAAGGAACTCCTCAACGACGACAAGGAACGAGCCGAGCACCTGATGCTGGTGGACCTCGGCCGCAACGACCTCGGGCGGGTGTGCCGTCCGGGTTCGGTGCACGTCGTCGACTTCTTCCGCATCGAGCGCTACAGCCACGTGATGCACATCGTCTCGACCGTCACCGGAACGCTCGCCGAGGACCGCACCGCTTTCGACGCGGTGACGGCGTGCTTCCCGGCGGGAACTCTCTCCGGGGCACCGAAACCGCGCGCGTTGCAGATCATCGAGGAACTGGAACCGACACGGCGTGCCCAGTACGGCGGTGTCGTCGGGTATCTGGACTTCGCCGGGGACGCCGACACCGCGATCGCGATCCGCACCGCGCTCGTCAAGGGCGGTCGCGCCTACGTGCAGGCCGGTGGCGGCATCGTCGCCGACTCGGACCCGGTCGCCGAGGACCAGGAGTGTCTGAACAAGGCGCGTGCGGTGCTCAACGCGGTAGCCACGGCCGAGACGCTGCGCCGCCCGGAAACCGGTGCGCCGGCCGCAGGGAACGGGGCGGATCGTGCCGAGGTCTGA
- a CDS encoding TetR/AcrR family transcriptional regulator, whose protein sequence is MTSSTDDTAPGTRRRGRRGGGQDTREALLRAAREVFPVEGYDRATVRTIARRAGVDPAMVNHWFGGKENLFTASVAIPVNPASIVHEFVTGDPDRIGERMVRRFVTVWDEAEGGSFTALLRSITATEEASRMLREFLTTSLFGRLTRELEVDQPQMRAALCGTQMAGLGLMRYVLHLEPLASADRERVVAAIAPTLQRYLTGDIDGVA, encoded by the coding sequence GTGACCAGCAGCACCGACGACACCGCGCCGGGAACCCGGCGACGAGGGCGGCGCGGCGGCGGCCAGGACACCCGGGAAGCCTTGCTGCGTGCTGCGCGAGAAGTCTTCCCCGTCGAGGGCTACGACCGCGCGACCGTGCGCACCATCGCCCGCCGGGCCGGGGTGGATCCGGCGATGGTCAACCACTGGTTCGGGGGCAAGGAGAACCTGTTCACCGCGTCCGTGGCGATCCCGGTCAACCCCGCGAGCATCGTGCACGAGTTCGTCACGGGTGATCCCGACCGGATCGGCGAGCGGATGGTGCGCCGGTTCGTCACCGTGTGGGACGAAGCCGAGGGCGGCTCGTTCACGGCACTGTTGCGCAGCATCACCGCCACCGAAGAGGCGAGCCGGATGCTGCGCGAGTTCCTCACCACCTCACTGTTCGGCAGGCTGACCCGGGAACTCGAAGTGGACCAGCCGCAGATGCGGGCGGCGCTGTGCGGGACGCAGATGGCCGGGCTCGGGCTCATGCGCTACGTGCTGCACCTCGAACCGCTCGCCTCGGCGGACCGCGAACGCGTCGTGGCCGCGATCGCGCCGACGCTGCAGCGCTACCTCACCGGCGACATCGACGGCGTGGCGTGA
- the hisI gene encoding phosphoribosyl-AMP cyclohydrolase encodes MDGELDPAIAARLKRNAAGLVCAVAQQKDTGEVLMVAWMDDAALHRTLTTRKATYFSRSRGSYWVKGETSGHTQHVHEVRLDCDGDTVLLVVDQQGAACHTGDRTCFDADVLLAAE; translated from the coding sequence GTGGACGGAGAGCTGGATCCGGCGATCGCGGCCAGGCTCAAGCGCAACGCGGCGGGACTCGTGTGCGCCGTGGCGCAGCAGAAGGACACCGGCGAGGTGCTCATGGTCGCGTGGATGGACGATGCCGCGCTGCACCGCACACTCACGACCCGCAAGGCCACGTACTTCTCCCGCAGCCGCGGCTCCTACTGGGTGAAGGGCGAGACCTCGGGGCACACCCAGCACGTGCACGAGGTGCGGCTGGACTGCGACGGTGACACCGTGCTCCTGGTCGTCGACCAGCAGGGCGCGGCCTGCCACACCGGGGACCGCACCTGCTTCGACGCCGACGTGCTTCTCGCTGCCGAGTGA